One window of the Rhipicephalus sanguineus isolate Rsan-2018 chromosome 4, BIME_Rsan_1.4, whole genome shotgun sequence genome contains the following:
- the LOC119391965 gene encoding sulfotransferase 1B1, translated as MPGRRPYIQVIDGVPRCPEVIPDIFRKGLSFRAAKGDVVQSSYPKSGTHWIQYTTQLILNGGKPISSYDEFTRNLRAIEYVDTEGWVSPMPVRLFTTHLPLSRDALNEEAKYIYIARNPWDVCASQFRMTKDLSSSKFEDGTFEEFFEPFIEGDLGYGSYFDHVTSAYALKDEQNVFFVTYEELKKDTRGTILRLASFLGESYGTVLLKDSQMLENIVELSKPEHMRKVMVINLNPNETQEYKELLVNKKTTSREGYCGDNSKYALVKEAKVGGWKEYFTPNLLARFENKIMEEGDKASFMELWEDIRREAVALSCEST; from the coding sequence ATGCCAGGTCGGAGGCCCTACATCCAAGTCATCGATGGTGTGCCCAGGTGTCCGGAGGTCATCCCAGATATCTTTCGGAAAGGCCTCTCTTTTCGCGCTGCCAAGGGGGACGTTGTGCAGAGCTCTTATCCCAAGAGCGGGACCCACTGGATTCAATACACAACGCAGCTGATCCTGAACGGGGGAAAACCAATAAGCTCCTATGATGAGTTCACCCGCAACCTCCGGGCTATTGAGTACGTGGACACCGAAGGCTGGGTGTCGCCCATGCCAGTCAGACTGTTCACGACGCACCTGCCGTTGAGTCGAGACGCGTTGAACGAGGAGGCCAAGTACATCTACATCGCCCGAAACCCGTGGGACGTCTGCGCCTCGCAGTTCCGCATGACCAAAGATCTCAGCAGCTCGAAGTTCGAAGATGGAACGTTCGAAGAGTTCTTCGAACCTTTCATCGAGGGCGACTTGGGCTACGGGAGCTACTTCGACCACGTGACGTCAGCGTACGCCCTCAAGGACGAACAGAACGTGTTCTTTGTGACCTACGAGGAGCTCAAGAAGGACACTAGAGGCACAATCCTGAGACTGGCTAGCTTTCTGGGTGAGAGCTACGGTACGGTTCTTCTGAAGGACTCGCAAATGCTCGAGAACATCGTCGAATTGTCGAAACCAGAGCACATGAGAAAAGTCATGGTAATTAATCTCAACCCGAATGAGACGCAGGAATATAAAGAGCTGCTTGTTAACAAGAAGACTACCAGCAGGGAAGGCTACTGTGGAGACAACTCAAAGTACGCACTGGTGAAAGAAGCCAAGGTGGGAGGATGGAAAGAATACTTTACGCCCAACCTACTTGCCCGTTTCGAGAATAAAATAATGGAAGAAGGGGATAAGGCATCTTTTATGGAGCTGTGGGAAGACATTCGTAGGGAAGCGGTCGCGTTATCTTGCGAGTCCACATAG